In a genomic window of Phacochoerus africanus isolate WHEZ1 chromosome 6, ROS_Pafr_v1, whole genome shotgun sequence:
- the RHBG gene encoding ammonium transporter Rh type B isoform X1, translating to MAGSSRRAGGRRLQLPLLCLLLQGATAILFAVFVRYNHETDAALWHWGNHSNPDNEFYFRYPSFQDVHTMIFVGFGFLMAFLQRYGFSSVGFTFLLAAFALQWSTLVQGFLHTFHGGHIHVGVESMINADFCAGAVLISFGAILGKTGPAQLLLMALLEVVLFGLNEFVLLSLLGVKDAGGSMTIHTFGAYFGLVLSRVLYRPQLEKSKHRQSSVYHSDLFAMIGTIFLWVFWPSFNSAPTPLGDGQHRTALNTYYSLTASTLSTFALSALVGRDGRLDMVHVQNAALAGGVVVGTSAEMMLTPFGALAAGFLAGTVSTLGFKFFTPILESKFKIQDTCGVHNLHGMPGVLGALLGVLVAGLATHDSYGEGLESVFPLIAEGQRSATSQALHQLFGLFVTLIFASVGGGLGGLLLRLPFLDSPPDSQCYEDQIYWEVPEEHADLAQGSLRPEEPDTQA from the exons ATGGCTGGGTCCTCCCGCCGCGCCGGGGGCCGGCGACTGCAGCTGCCCCTGCTATGCCTCCTCCTTCAGGGCGCCACCGCCATCCTCTTTGCTGTCTTCGTCCGCTACAACCATGAAACCGACGCTGCCCTCTGGCACTGGGGCAACCACAGTAACCCAGACAATGAATTTTACTTTCGCTACCCAA GCTTCCAGGACGTGCACACCATGATCTTTGTGGGCTTCGGTTTCCTCATGGCCTTCCTGCAGCGCTACGGCTTCAGCAGCGTGGGCTTCACCTTCCTCCTGGCCGCCTTTGCCCTGCAGTGGTCCACACTCGTCCAGGGCTTCCTCCACACCTTCCACGGTGGCCACATCCACGTTGGCGTGGAGAG CATGATCAATGCTGACTTCTGCGCTGGGGCCGTGCTAATCTCCTTTGGTGCCATCCTGGGCAAGACTGGGCCGGCTCAGCTGCTGCTCATGGCCCTGCTGGAGGTGGTGCTGTTTGGCCTCAATGAGTTTGTGCTCCTTAGTCTCCTGGGG GTGAAGGATGCAGGGGGCTCCATGACTATCCACACTTTTGGTGCCTACTTCGGGTTGGTCCTCTCTCGGGTCCTCTATAGGCCCCAGCTGGAGAAGAGCAAGCATCGCCAGAGCTCCGTCTACCATTCGGACCTCTTTGCCATGATTG GGACCATCTTCCTATGGGTCTTCTGGCCTAGTTTCAACTCTGCACCCACTCCGCTGGGGGACGGGCAGCACCGGACAGCTCTCAACACGTACTACTCCTTGACCGCCAGCACCCTCAGCACCTTCGCCCTGTCGGCCCTTGTTGGGAGGGATGGGCGACTGGACATG GTCCACGTCCAGAACGCAGCACTGGCTGGAGGGGTTGTGGTGGGGACATCCGCTGAAATGATGCTGACACCCTTTGGAGCTCTGGCAGCGGGCTTCCTGGCTGGGACTGTCTCCACGCTGGGGTTCAAGTTCTTCACG CCCATCCTTGagtcaaaattcaaaatccaagACACGTGTGGTGTCCACAACCTCCATGGGATGCCTGGGGTCCTGGGAGCCCTCCTGGGGGTCCTTGTGGCTGGATTGGCCACCCATGACTCTTACGGAGAGGG CCTAGAGAGCGTGTTTCCACTCATAGCAGAGGGCCAGCGCAGTGCGACGTCTCAGGCCTTGCACCAGCTCTTCGGGCTGTTTGTCACACTGATATTTGCCTCAGTAGGTGGGGGCCTTGGAG GGCTCTTGCTGAGGCTGCCCTTCCTGGACTCCCCACCAGACTCCCAGTGCTATGAAGACCAGATTTACTGGGAG gTGCCTGAGGAACATGCGGATTTAGCCCAGGGATCTCTGAGACCCGAGGAACCAGACACTCAGGCCTAA
- the RHBG gene encoding ammonium transporter Rh type B isoform X2, with amino-acid sequence MAGSSRRAGGRRLQLPLLCLLLQGATAILFAVFVRYNHETDAALWHWGNHSNPDNEFYFRYPSFQDVHTMIFVGFGFLMAFLQRYGFSSVGFTFLLAAFALQWSTLVQGFLHTFHGGHIHVGVESMINADFCAGAVLISFGAILGKTGPAQLLLMALLEVVLFGLNEFVLLSLLGVKDAGGSMTIHTFGAYFGLVLSRVLYRPQLEKSKHRQSSVYHSDLFAMIGTIFLWVFWPSFNSAPTPLGDGQHRTALNTYYSLTASTLSTFALSALVGRDGRLDMVHVQNAALAGGVVVGTSAEMMLTPFGALAAGFLAGTVSTLGFKFFTPRERVSTHSRGPAQCDVSGLAPALRAVCHTDICLSRWGPWRALAEAALPGLPTRLPVL; translated from the exons ATGGCTGGGTCCTCCCGCCGCGCCGGGGGCCGGCGACTGCAGCTGCCCCTGCTATGCCTCCTCCTTCAGGGCGCCACCGCCATCCTCTTTGCTGTCTTCGTCCGCTACAACCATGAAACCGACGCTGCCCTCTGGCACTGGGGCAACCACAGTAACCCAGACAATGAATTTTACTTTCGCTACCCAA GCTTCCAGGACGTGCACACCATGATCTTTGTGGGCTTCGGTTTCCTCATGGCCTTCCTGCAGCGCTACGGCTTCAGCAGCGTGGGCTTCACCTTCCTCCTGGCCGCCTTTGCCCTGCAGTGGTCCACACTCGTCCAGGGCTTCCTCCACACCTTCCACGGTGGCCACATCCACGTTGGCGTGGAGAG CATGATCAATGCTGACTTCTGCGCTGGGGCCGTGCTAATCTCCTTTGGTGCCATCCTGGGCAAGACTGGGCCGGCTCAGCTGCTGCTCATGGCCCTGCTGGAGGTGGTGCTGTTTGGCCTCAATGAGTTTGTGCTCCTTAGTCTCCTGGGG GTGAAGGATGCAGGGGGCTCCATGACTATCCACACTTTTGGTGCCTACTTCGGGTTGGTCCTCTCTCGGGTCCTCTATAGGCCCCAGCTGGAGAAGAGCAAGCATCGCCAGAGCTCCGTCTACCATTCGGACCTCTTTGCCATGATTG GGACCATCTTCCTATGGGTCTTCTGGCCTAGTTTCAACTCTGCACCCACTCCGCTGGGGGACGGGCAGCACCGGACAGCTCTCAACACGTACTACTCCTTGACCGCCAGCACCCTCAGCACCTTCGCCCTGTCGGCCCTTGTTGGGAGGGATGGGCGACTGGACATG GTCCACGTCCAGAACGCAGCACTGGCTGGAGGGGTTGTGGTGGGGACATCCGCTGAAATGATGCTGACACCCTTTGGAGCTCTGGCAGCGGGCTTCCTGGCTGGGACTGTCTCCACGCTGGGGTTCAAGTTCTTCACG CCTAGAGAGCGTGTTTCCACTCATAGCAGAGGGCCAGCGCAGTGCGACGTCTCAGGCCTTGCACCAGCTCTTCGGGCTGTTTGTCACACTGATATTTGCCTCAGTAGGTGGGGGCCTTGGAG GGCTCTTGCTGAGGCTGCCCTTCCTGGACTCCCCACCAGACTCCCAGTGCTATGA